A window of the Armatimonadota bacterium genome harbors these coding sequences:
- a CDS encoding flagellar hook protein FlgE, whose translation MNKALYAGLSSTVAHQVKMDVAANNLANVSTVGYKASRVSFQDAFYQTLRAARPSMGGQGSTSALQVGSGVSVGGINTVNSQGTLEYSGQALDAAIDGAGMFILSGDRGQVYTREGIFRIDGTNNLVMASTGLRVQGWTAVNDVIDTNGPIGDLSFALRTMRSPKPTDSVVLEGNLNSAAAVGDTYNASVTVYDSLGDAHELSLVYTKTATNAWDVTATCEGTSVTGAITFDATGGLTAGGTLALTAAMPNGAANLVLNIDTTAATQYAGSNDVVPTEQSGYPGATLLGVSIADGGVVIGNYSDGRSAPLARLALATFPNVDGLERNGDNLYSTSAASGLAQIGAPGSAGLGDITGQAVEMSNTDLTSAFLEMLVTQRAYQASTRVISTANELIEEAIRMTQ comes from the coding sequence TTGAACAAGGCGCTATACGCCGGTCTTTCCAGCACCGTCGCACATCAGGTGAAGATGGACGTGGCCGCCAACAACCTGGCGAACGTGAGCACGGTGGGCTACAAGGCCTCGCGCGTGTCATTCCAGGACGCTTTCTACCAGACCCTGAGAGCGGCTCGGCCGAGTATGGGCGGACAGGGCTCCACCTCCGCACTCCAGGTGGGCAGTGGGGTCTCCGTGGGCGGAATCAACACCGTCAACTCCCAGGGAACCCTCGAATACTCCGGCCAGGCCCTGGACGCTGCAATCGACGGGGCGGGGATGTTCATTCTCAGTGGGGACCGAGGGCAGGTTTACACCCGCGAGGGCATCTTTCGGATCGACGGGACCAACAACCTGGTGATGGCATCCACCGGGTTGCGTGTACAGGGCTGGACTGCCGTGAACGACGTCATCGACACCAACGGTCCCATTGGAGACCTGAGTTTCGCCCTGCGTACCATGCGCAGCCCGAAGCCAACCGATAGTGTGGTCCTTGAGGGCAATCTCAACTCCGCCGCTGCGGTGGGTGATACTTACAACGCTTCAGTCACAGTGTATGACTCTCTCGGCGATGCCCACGAATTGTCCCTGGTCTACACGAAAACCGCCACCAACGCGTGGGATGTCACTGCAACTTGTGAGGGCACCTCGGTCACCGGGGCCATCACCTTCGACGCAACCGGCGGGCTCACGGCCGGCGGTACCCTCGCCCTCACTGCCGCCATGCCCAACGGCGCCGCCAACCTGGTTCTCAACATCGACACTACCGCCGCCACCCAGTACGCCGGCAGCAATGACGTTGTCCCCACCGAACAGAGCGGCTACCCCGGCGCAACGCTCCTGGGGGTCAGTATCGCAGACGGCGGAGTGGTCATCGGCAACTACTCCGATGGTCGATCCGCGCCTTTGGCCCGGCTTGCCCTCGCCACATTCCCAAATGTGGACGGGCTCGAACGCAACGGCGACAACCTCTACTCCACCAGCGCTGCATCGGGCCTGGCCCAGATCGGAGCCCCCGGCAGCGCAGGCCTGGGAGACATCACGGGCCAGGCCGTGGAGATGTCCAACACGGACCTCACCAGCGCTTTCCTGGAGATGCTCGTAACGCAGCGCGCTTACCAGGCCAGCACGCGCGTGATTTCAACCGCCAACGAACTGATCGAAGAAGCCATTCGGATGACGCAGTAG